In Mucilaginibacter celer, one DNA window encodes the following:
- the istB gene encoding IS21-like element helper ATPase IstB — translation MNTNTLDKLRKLKFFGMYHAFKSCLETGQTAEYTTDELLAHLVEAEWDDRQNRRIERTIMYAKFRYKASVENIHYHADRSIDRNQVMRLADCHFIDRNENLLITGSTGIGKSYIASAIGHQACILGYRVFYASTPKLFAKLKMAKADGSYMKDVAKLERQQLLILDDFGIQPFDAQSRAALMEIIEDRHGKTSLIITSQLPVSKWYEVIGEKTIADAILDRIVHDAHRMELKGESMRKRRPAEPEKSYLQNTL, via the coding sequence ATGAACACGAACACCTTGGACAAACTTCGCAAGCTGAAGTTCTTTGGCATGTACCATGCCTTTAAAAGCTGCCTGGAAACGGGCCAGACCGCTGAATACACTACTGATGAACTGCTGGCCCACCTGGTAGAGGCCGAATGGGACGACCGGCAGAACAGGCGCATAGAGCGTACGATCATGTATGCTAAGTTCCGCTATAAGGCCTCGGTAGAGAACATCCACTACCATGCCGACCGTAGTATCGACCGCAATCAGGTAATGCGCCTGGCAGACTGCCACTTTATTGACCGGAATGAGAACCTGTTGATCACAGGCAGCACCGGTATCGGCAAAAGCTATATCGCTTCTGCTATCGGACACCAAGCCTGCATACTGGGTTACCGCGTGTTCTATGCCAGCACACCCAAGCTCTTTGCTAAGCTGAAGATGGCTAAGGCAGATGGTTCCTATATGAAGGATGTCGCCAAACTGGAACGCCAGCAACTACTGATCCTGGATGACTTCGGTATACAGCCTTTTGATGCGCAGAGCAGGGCTGCACTGATGGAGATCATTGAGGACAGGCACGGTAAAACGTCATTGATCATTACCTCTCAACTGCCGGTCAGTAAATGGTATGAGGTCATTGGTGAAAAGACGATCGCTGATGCTATCCTTGACCGTATCGTGCATGATGCGCACCGGATGGAACTTAAGGGAGAGTCGATGAGAAAAAGAAGGCCGGCAGAGCCCGAAAAAAGCTATCTGCAAAACACACTTTAA
- a CDS encoding RNA-binding S4 domain-containing protein → MIEFKLEGEFIPMIQLLKAANLVQTGGEAQIVVTEGLVKYNGEVDYRKRLKVKRGDTVEFDGSKIIVI, encoded by the coding sequence ATGATCGAATTTAAGTTAGAAGGGGAATTTATCCCCATGATTCAGCTACTCAAAGCTGCAAACTTAGTACAAACCGGCGGCGAAGCGCAAATAGTTGTTACCGAGGGCCTTGTGAAATACAACGGCGAGGTTGACTATCGTAAACGCCTTAAAGTAAAACGCGGCGATACGGTTGAGTTTGATGGGAGTAAAATTATTGTAATATAA
- a CDS encoding tyrosine-type recombinase/integrase, with protein MATVSAKVYEHHKKKDGTFNVKIIVYHQQDRKHIDTIHFVSKRQLTPDLEIKDKFLNKIIDDTLDDYRTTISNLGTKLDFFTCEELRDYLRDKDKEVDFIEFCTEHIRQERKDKRDGSANNHRRVKNSLIDYFKKDSVSINEITSHMLISWERYLKTDREQVRVGKSGVEVISTVKGMKKGGLYTIMRDLRTLFNAAVEKYNDEERGILKIKHYPFKKYKLGAAPKTRKRNISLEQVKIVCDCEIQPGSWSELSRDLFMLSFYMCGLNAVDMYQLEPLLPGQERLEYNRSKTRDIREDNAFISIYIPDEARPILEKYAGKLQAKFVSHNGLNTALSIGMKDLCKIAGLAGVTFYWARHSFANIARNKGGMHTDDIGLALNHVDEEHPTTDIYLDKDWSLADLVQNCVLNLFRVYNTEKLTR; from the coding sequence ATGGCAACCGTAAGCGCAAAAGTTTATGAACACCACAAGAAAAAAGATGGCACCTTCAATGTTAAGATCATTGTTTACCATCAGCAAGACCGGAAACATATTGATACTATTCATTTTGTTTCCAAAAGGCAATTAACTCCTGATTTGGAAATCAAGGATAAATTCCTGAACAAGATTATTGATGACACCCTCGATGATTATCGGACTACCATCAGTAACCTCGGAACTAAACTGGATTTTTTTACCTGCGAAGAACTTCGGGATTATTTAAGGGATAAAGACAAGGAAGTTGATTTTATTGAGTTTTGTACGGAACACATTAGACAGGAAAGGAAAGATAAGCGGGATGGCTCTGCAAATAACCATCGTAGGGTTAAAAACAGCCTGATCGACTATTTCAAAAAAGATTCTGTATCTATTAATGAAATTACTTCCCACATGTTGATTTCTTGGGAACGGTACCTGAAGACTGATCGGGAACAGGTCCGCGTAGGCAAAAGCGGCGTTGAGGTTATTTCAACCGTAAAAGGCATGAAAAAAGGTGGACTTTATACCATCATGCGGGATTTGCGAACCCTGTTCAATGCTGCAGTTGAAAAGTACAATGACGAGGAACGCGGTATATTAAAAATCAAGCACTATCCTTTTAAAAAGTATAAGCTCGGTGCTGCTCCCAAAACCAGGAAAAGGAATATTAGCCTTGAACAGGTAAAGATTGTCTGCGATTGCGAAATACAACCTGGAAGCTGGTCAGAACTTTCGAGGGACTTGTTTATGCTTAGTTTTTATATGTGCGGGTTAAATGCCGTGGATATGTATCAATTGGAACCTCTTTTGCCTGGTCAGGAACGATTGGAATATAATCGTTCTAAGACACGCGACATACGCGAGGATAATGCATTTATCAGCATTTATATCCCGGATGAGGCAAGGCCCATCTTGGAAAAATACGCCGGAAAGCTACAGGCAAAATTCGTATCTCATAATGGTCTGAATACCGCCTTGAGTATCGGTATGAAAGACTTGTGCAAAATTGCAGGTTTAGCAGGTGTTACATTTTATTGGGCACGGCATTCCTTTGCCAATATCGCGCGCAATAAGGGCGGTATGCATACTGATGATATTGGCCTCGCCCTGAACCATGTGGATGAAGAACATCCAACGACGGACATTTACTTAGATAAGGATTGGAGCCTGGCAGATTTAGTACAAAACTGCGTTCTTAACCTGTTTAGAGTGTATAATACGGAGAAGTTGACCAGGTGA
- the istA gene encoding IS21 family transposase, producing MSKIRQILRMYSQGRSKLSIAAQSGVSRNTAKKYLVAFDASGFTFEEINTLNDKELEDFFGKSSERPPDKRMVALQRCFPQIDKELKRVGMNRRILWEAYIKEFPDGFKYTQFCFYYNQWKARVNPTMHLDHKAGDKLYVDFAGEKLSITDKDTGEVIEAEVFVAILGASQLTYVEAVLSQQKEDFIAACENALHFYGGVPAAIVPDNLKAAVTKSNRYEPTLNETFADFADHYGTTILPARAYRPRDKALVEGAVKIVYSRIYAPVRKEAYHTLAELNTAVKAALEAHNSQPLKGRNYSRKLQFEEIERQALSPLPALRYEFKRQHQATVMKNGHVCLGIDKHYYSVPYRFIGRKVKLLYSRTNVEVYYHYERIAMHRRIKSPYSYTTDKDHLASTHRFMTEWTPDKFLEWAASIHEDVRLYILKILDRKQHPEQAYRSCIGILSLARKAGNERLASACRRALGYGVYNYKTIQQILENKMDSYEDSLFADELPMPSHDNIRGENYYK from the coding sequence ATGAGTAAGATAAGACAGATCCTAAGGATGTACAGCCAGGGCCGCAGCAAGCTATCGATAGCGGCCCAGTCCGGCGTGTCACGCAATACCGCAAAGAAGTACCTTGTTGCGTTCGATGCCAGCGGCTTTACGTTCGAAGAGATCAATACCCTTAATGATAAAGAGCTGGAGGACTTCTTTGGCAAAAGCAGTGAACGCCCCCCGGACAAGCGCATGGTGGCCCTGCAGCGCTGTTTCCCGCAGATAGATAAAGAGTTAAAGCGTGTCGGCATGAACCGCCGCATCCTGTGGGAAGCTTATATCAAAGAGTTCCCTGACGGGTTCAAGTACACCCAGTTCTGCTTTTATTACAACCAGTGGAAAGCCCGCGTGAACCCCACGATGCACCTGGATCATAAAGCCGGTGATAAGCTGTATGTGGACTTTGCCGGTGAAAAGCTAAGCATAACGGACAAGGATACCGGTGAGGTCATCGAGGCCGAGGTGTTCGTTGCTATCCTTGGTGCCAGTCAGCTAACTTACGTAGAAGCTGTGCTGAGCCAGCAGAAAGAAGACTTTATAGCAGCCTGCGAGAATGCCCTGCACTTTTATGGCGGCGTACCTGCCGCCATCGTTCCCGACAACCTGAAGGCTGCCGTTACCAAAAGCAACCGCTATGAGCCAACACTGAACGAGACCTTTGCCGACTTTGCCGACCATTACGGAACGACCATCTTACCAGCGAGGGCGTACCGCCCTCGCGACAAAGCACTGGTAGAAGGAGCTGTTAAGATCGTTTACAGCCGTATCTACGCACCTGTTCGCAAAGAGGCCTATCATACCCTTGCAGAACTGAACACAGCGGTCAAAGCCGCTTTAGAAGCACATAACAGCCAGCCGCTGAAAGGCCGCAATTACAGCAGAAAGCTCCAGTTCGAGGAGATAGAACGCCAGGCTCTCTCGCCATTACCGGCATTACGTTATGAGTTCAAACGGCAGCACCAGGCCACCGTAATGAAGAACGGGCATGTTTGTCTTGGTATCGACAAACACTACTACAGCGTACCGTACCGCTTCATCGGCAGGAAGGTCAAACTGCTGTATTCCCGCACCAACGTAGAGGTCTATTACCACTACGAACGCATTGCCATGCACAGGCGTATCAAAAGCCCTTACAGCTATACTACGGATAAAGACCACCTGGCTTCGACACACCGCTTTATGACCGAATGGACACCAGATAAGTTCCTGGAATGGGCGGCATCCATTCATGAGGATGTGAGGCTTTACATCCTGAAGATACTGGACCGGAAGCAACACCCGGAACAAGCTTACCGCTCCTGTATCGGTATCCTCAGCCTGGCGCGTAAGGCAGGTAACGAAAGGCTGGCCAGCGCTTGCAGGCGTGCACTCGGTTATGGCGTTTATAACTACAAGACCATACAGCAGATACTGGAGAACAAGATGGACAGCTACGAGGATAGCTTATTTGCTGACGAACTGCCTATGCCCAGCCATGACAATATCCGTGGAGAGAACTACTATAAATAA
- the aroB gene encoding 3-dehydroquinate synthase encodes MNTIQSDNYAVYFDNALDELVKFIEKGKYTKFFILTDENTGEHCLPLLTSKLDGLTYDLIEVQSGEENKNIDFCVGVWKMLIDFGADRKSLMVNLGGGVITDMGGFAASTYKRGIDFVQVPTTLLSQVDASVGGKTGIDVDGIKNIIGTFTMPKAVFMAHEFLQSLPPRQVLSGLAEMLKHGLIVDAGYWNNLKSSNLKNPSVELVHRSVEIKNEITIADPHEKGIRKALNFGHTIGHAVETYSLLHDEDSLTHGEAIAIGMICESYLAYKKAGLPVDELNEIVKVLSDLYPRYTIKEESFDELLLNMQKDKKNVGNEINCTLLTHIGRYSIDNVCTANELCDSLRYYINL; translated from the coding sequence ATGAACACTATCCAAAGCGATAATTACGCGGTTTATTTTGATAACGCTCTTGACGAATTAGTAAAATTTATTGAAAAAGGTAAGTACACCAAGTTCTTCATCTTAACCGACGAAAATACAGGCGAACACTGCCTGCCTTTACTTACCAGCAAACTTGACGGCCTTACTTATGATCTGATCGAGGTTCAATCGGGCGAGGAAAATAAGAATATTGATTTTTGTGTTGGCGTTTGGAAAATGCTGATCGATTTTGGCGCCGACCGTAAAAGCCTGATGGTAAACCTCGGTGGAGGTGTTATTACCGATATGGGAGGTTTCGCGGCTTCAACCTATAAACGGGGGATTGATTTTGTGCAGGTACCCACTACCCTGCTTTCGCAGGTTGATGCTTCTGTAGGCGGCAAAACAGGTATTGATGTTGATGGGATCAAAAACATTATAGGCACTTTTACCATGCCTAAAGCCGTTTTTATGGCGCATGAGTTTTTGCAGAGCCTGCCGCCCCGCCAGGTACTTTCGGGCCTGGCCGAGATGTTAAAACATGGTTTAATTGTTGATGCCGGTTACTGGAACAACCTTAAATCAAGCAATCTTAAAAACCCGTCGGTTGAGTTGGTTCATCGTTCGGTGGAGATAAAGAATGAGATCACGATAGCAGATCCTCACGAAAAAGGTATTCGGAAAGCTTTAAATTTTGGTCATACTATTGGCCACGCGGTTGAAACTTATTCGTTATTGCACGATGAAGACAGCCTTACACATGGCGAAGCCATCGCAATCGGCATGATCTGCGAATCGTACCTCGCCTATAAAAAAGCTGGCCTGCCAGTGGATGAGCTTAACGAGATTGTTAAAGTATTAAGTGATCTGTATCCGAGGTATACAATTAAAGAAGAAAGCTTCGACGAATTGTTGCTCAACATGCAAAAGGACAAGAAAAACGTAGGAAACGAAATTAATTGCACCTTATTGACACACATAGGCCGCTACAGTATTGATAATGTGTGCACAGCCAACGAACTTTGCGATAGTTTAAGATATTACATTAACCTGTAA
- a CDS encoding pyridoxamine 5'-phosphate oxidase family protein, which produces MSGTIFHLGEKFVQEQSGERTMALRNEGIISNQLAEGAVIFIQNQKIFFASSMDDRGMVWASVLTGEPGFLKLDEDHHLILDPALLRSSPGDIFWTNVRNGRGVGLLFIELLTRRRFRVNGHIFAEAGRWRIQIDQAYPNCPKYIQRRQLISNHGESPPPARELEGWMKQADTIFVASADTDGDLDVSHRGGDTGFIAYIDEQTLRIPDYIGNSMFNTLGNFHVNPAAGLLVVDFTNGQTLQLSGKAVVHLDEEPGNVITGGTHRFWDFKIEKSVYSQSLFDFSSRFIDFSTFNP; this is translated from the coding sequence ATGTCGGGAACCATATTTCATTTGGGAGAGAAATTTGTTCAGGAGCAATCCGGCGAAAGGACAATGGCGTTGCGCAATGAGGGGATTATAAGTAACCAACTGGCGGAAGGTGCCGTGATATTTATACAAAACCAAAAGATCTTTTTTGCGTCATCCATGGATGACCGGGGTATGGTTTGGGCTTCGGTATTGACCGGTGAACCTGGCTTTTTAAAATTGGACGAGGATCACCATTTGATCCTTGACCCTGCGCTGCTTCGATCCAGCCCGGGGGATATCTTTTGGACTAACGTCCGCAACGGACGGGGTGTCGGCCTTCTTTTTATCGAATTGCTTACCCGGCGGCGGTTCCGGGTGAACGGGCACATCTTCGCCGAAGCTGGCCGTTGGCGGATACAGATTGATCAGGCCTATCCTAATTGCCCTAAATATATTCAACGCCGCCAGCTGATCAGTAACCACGGGGAATCCCCGCCTCCCGCCCGAGAGCTTGAAGGTTGGATGAAACAAGCAGATACGATTTTCGTGGCCAGCGCAGACACGGACGGAGACCTGGATGTTTCTCACCGGGGTGGTGATACCGGCTTTATAGCATATATCGATGAACAAACACTGCGCATACCGGACTATATCGGGAACAGCATGTTTAACACCCTGGGCAACTTCCATGTTAACCCTGCCGCGGGGCTCCTGGTGGTGGATTTTACCAATGGTCAAACACTGCAGTTAAGCGGGAAAGCTGTAGTCCACCTGGATGAGGAGCCGGGGAATGTGATTACCGGTGGCACCCACCGGTTTTGGGATTTTAAGATCGAAAAATCGGTTTATAGCCAGTCCCTGTTCGATTTCAGTTCACGCTTTATAGATTTTTCGACTTTTAACCCTTAA
- a CDS encoding proline dehydrogenase family protein translates to MTSYENNNNQGQNTPSFENTEIAFRHSSDTDLNRAYWLFKMINVNFLVKIGPPVTNFAMKVGLPIKSIIKATIFKHFCGGETIAECDNTIKNLYSGRVGTILDYSVEGEEEETVFDNTRDEIIRTIERAAKDKAIPLTVFKVTGVGRFGLLEKLDARLKLSDTEEEEWRRVQNRVLAICDKAYKANVPVMIDAEESWIQDTIDLLALTMMTRFNKQKPIVYNTYQMYRHDKLASMLNDHAIAQSEGFILGAKIVRGAYMEKERKRAEEKGYPSPIQPDKKSADLDYDSALDYCTSHINEIAFIAGTHNEESCRLLAELLNTKGIDHKHPHVYFSQLLGMSDNLSFNLAHADYNVAKYVPYGPVKAVLPYLFRRAQENTAIAGQMSRELSLISKERKRRKSA, encoded by the coding sequence ATGACCTCTTACGAAAATAACAATAATCAAGGGCAAAATACGCCCTCTTTCGAAAATACAGAGATAGCTTTCCGCCATTCGTCCGATACTGATTTGAACCGCGCTTACTGGCTGTTCAAAATGATCAACGTTAATTTTTTGGTAAAGATTGGGCCGCCGGTTACCAATTTTGCCATGAAGGTTGGCTTACCTATTAAAAGCATTATCAAAGCTACCATATTTAAACATTTTTGCGGCGGCGAAACCATTGCCGAATGCGATAATACCATTAAAAACCTTTACAGCGGCCGGGTAGGTACCATTTTAGATTACTCGGTAGAGGGAGAGGAGGAAGAAACGGTATTTGATAACACCCGTGACGAAATTATCCGCACCATTGAGCGTGCAGCCAAAGACAAAGCCATTCCGCTTACCGTATTTAAGGTAACCGGTGTGGGGCGTTTCGGTTTGCTGGAGAAACTTGATGCCCGCCTTAAACTGAGCGATACCGAAGAAGAGGAGTGGAGAAGGGTACAGAACAGGGTGCTGGCTATTTGTGATAAAGCATATAAAGCCAATGTACCGGTAATGATTGATGCCGAGGAAAGCTGGATCCAGGATACTATCGATCTGCTGGCCCTTACCATGATGACCCGCTTTAACAAGCAAAAGCCTATAGTATATAATACTTACCAAATGTACAGGCATGATAAACTGGCTTCCATGCTGAACGACCATGCCATAGCCCAAAGCGAGGGCTTTATATTAGGTGCCAAAATAGTGCGCGGTGCCTATATGGAAAAAGAGCGTAAACGTGCCGAAGAAAAAGGCTACCCATCGCCAATTCAACCTGATAAAAAATCGGCCGATCTGGATTATGATTCGGCGCTTGATTATTGTACCAGCCATATCAACGAAATAGCCTTTATAGCCGGTACGCATAACGAAGAAAGCTGCCGCCTGCTGGCCGAATTACTTAACACCAAAGGCATCGATCATAAGCACCCTCACGTTTACTTTTCGCAATTGCTGGGCATGAGCGATAACCTGAGCTTTAACCTGGCACATGCAGATTATAATGTAGCTAAATACGTACCCTACGGACCGGTAAAAGCTGTATTACCATACCTTTTCCGCCGGGCGCAGGAAAACACGGCCATAGCCGGGCAAATGAGCCGCGAGCTAAGCCTGATCAGTAAAGAAAGAAAACGCCGCAAAAGCGCTTAA
- a CDS encoding sterol desaturase family protein translates to MLQHLDSRNQAALMLMGLLVVLTLIEMALSYWEDRKYYETRDTLTNIYLTSLAVVTNLCVKVFTFFVLDYTYQHYRLFQIQNVFWYWFVLVVVQDFLYWVLHYTGHYCRMFWAMHVTHHSSEHFNFTTGFRSTVFEPLYRVFFYLPLALMGFTALDILYAYLITQLYGNLVHTQYKIPLPKWYGWIFVTPAHHRVHHASNIPYLDKNMGMVLIIWDRLFGTFRDEDLPEPVKYGLTKQPDDMGPVNVLFHEWKALLHDAKNAPDLKSKIGYFIHPPGWSHDGSTQTARVLQREYEEMEEAHKKHETAA, encoded by the coding sequence ATGCTGCAACATTTAGATTCGCGAAATCAGGCTGCTTTAATGCTGATGGGCTTGCTGGTGGTTTTAACCCTGATTGAAATGGCCCTGAGCTATTGGGAAGACCGCAAATATTATGAAACCCGCGATACGCTTACAAATATCTATCTTACCTCGCTGGCCGTTGTTACCAACCTGTGTGTAAAAGTATTTACCTTTTTTGTGTTGGATTACACGTATCAGCACTACAGGCTGTTTCAAATTCAAAATGTTTTCTGGTACTGGTTTGTGCTGGTGGTAGTTCAGGATTTTTTGTATTGGGTGTTGCATTACACCGGTCACTACTGTCGTATGTTTTGGGCTATGCATGTAACCCACCACTCGTCTGAACATTTTAATTTTACAACAGGTTTTCGCTCTACGGTATTTGAGCCGCTTTACAGAGTGTTTTTTTATCTGCCGCTTGCGCTGATGGGCTTTACCGCTTTAGATATTCTGTATGCGTATCTCATCACCCAGCTTTACGGCAACCTGGTACATACTCAATATAAAATCCCACTGCCAAAATGGTACGGCTGGATTTTTGTAACCCCTGCACACCACCGGGTACACCATGCTTCAAACATTCCCTACCTTGATAAAAATATGGGGATGGTGCTGATTATATGGGATAGATTGTTTGGCACTTTTAGAGACGAGGACCTGCCCGAGCCTGTAAAGTACGGTTTAACCAAACAACCCGACGATATGGGGCCTGTAAACGTGCTGTTTCACGAGTGGAAGGCTTTGTTGCACGATGCCAAAAACGCTCCCGATCTGAAATCAAAAATAGGTTACTTCATCCACCCCCCGGGTTGGAGCCATGACGGCAGTACGCAAACAGCCCGTGTTTTGCAAAGAGAATACGAAGAGATGGAAGAGGCGCATAAAAAACACGAAACCGCCGCGTAA
- a CDS encoding HAD family hydrolase, producing MENIKNIIFDYGNVIFSIDFKRVQQSWNQLGIANPETFFGHKEQDAIFDKFDRGEVTAAQFREYVREKTNNPALTDEQIDAAWNSILVGIAEGNHDLLLQLKDKYRTFLLSNINAIHYDYIMNYLKTDFGFDGNDHLFEKTYYSHLTGKRKPEPAIFEQVLKENNLKPEETLFIDDSPQHLEAAKKLGIQTFLMTAPDTIQLFAKREHLI from the coding sequence ATGGAAAATATTAAAAATATCATCTTCGATTACGGTAACGTTATCTTCAGTATTGATTTTAAACGGGTTCAACAATCATGGAATCAGTTAGGTATCGCTAATCCCGAAACCTTTTTTGGCCATAAAGAGCAGGATGCAATTTTTGATAAATTTGATCGCGGCGAGGTTACCGCGGCCCAGTTCAGGGAGTATGTGAGGGAAAAAACCAATAACCCGGCCCTTACCGATGAGCAGATCGATGCCGCCTGGAACAGCATTTTAGTTGGAATTGCAGAAGGCAACCACGATTTGCTGCTCCAACTAAAAGATAAATACCGCACCTTTTTGCTCAGCAACATCAACGCCATCCACTACGATTATATCATGAACTACCTTAAAACCGATTTTGGTTTTGATGGCAACGATCACCTTTTCGAAAAAACATATTACTCGCACCTTACCGGCAAACGCAAACCCGAGCCCGCCATTTTTGAGCAGGTATTGAAAGAGAATAACCTGAAACCGGAGGAGACGTTATTTATAGATGATAGTCCGCAGCATTTGGAGGCTGCCAAAAAACTGGGTATCCAAACTTTTTTAATGACCGCACCGGATACCATCCAGCTATTTGCAAAACGGGAGCATTTAATTTAA
- a CDS encoding aldehyde dehydrogenase family protein, whose translation MKTINKIYINGAFTNPHGKEILPLFNPATGDRIGDVYLGDETDVNEAVKAAKAAFKTFSKTSLKERGDILVRLYEAMIAREDDLNAAAVEEYGSPIAATKGRTRYSAQLFLDAKEAMENFEFETKLEHALVVNEPLGVIAAITPWNANYTHICSKLAPAIATGCTMVIKPSELSAIQTQILTECFASANVPAGVINIVNGTGITVGAALTGHKDVALVSFTGSTNVGKLIERSATETLKRVVLELGGKSPNVLLEDADLEKAIPLAIAIAFSNSGQACHAGTRLIVPERRIEEIKPLLKKYTEDLKIGDLHSQETYIGPMVSQKQYETVQRYIKSGIEEGAELLVGGPGHPDGLEGFYAKPTVFINVNTKMTIAQEEIFGPVLAVITYKTEEEAIEIANDTIYGLSAYVSSCDIDKAREVATQIISGRVLVNTAINKENKAPFGGFKQSGIGRTSGAYGLAEYVEPKVIAV comes from the coding sequence ATGAAAACGATAAATAAGATTTATATCAATGGGGCTTTTACAAATCCACACGGAAAGGAAATTCTCCCATTATTTAATCCGGCGACTGGCGATCGCATTGGCGACGTCTACTTAGGTGATGAAACGGACGTTAACGAAGCAGTAAAAGCTGCTAAGGCGGCCTTTAAAACTTTTTCTAAAACATCTTTGAAAGAACGCGGTGATATTCTTGTAAGGCTTTACGAAGCCATGATTGCGCGCGAAGATGATTTGAACGCCGCAGCAGTTGAAGAATATGGTTCTCCAATAGCAGCAACAAAAGGGCGTACGCGTTATTCGGCACAGCTTTTTTTGGATGCAAAAGAAGCTATGGAGAATTTTGAATTCGAGACAAAGCTTGAACATGCGCTCGTTGTTAATGAGCCCTTAGGTGTAATAGCAGCAATTACTCCGTGGAATGCAAACTATACTCATATATGCAGTAAACTGGCACCGGCAATCGCAACAGGCTGTACAATGGTCATCAAACCAAGTGAATTAAGTGCCATTCAAACACAGATATTAACAGAATGCTTTGCTTCAGCAAACGTGCCTGCAGGCGTAATAAATATTGTTAACGGTACGGGAATAACTGTCGGGGCTGCCCTCACAGGGCATAAAGACGTGGCTCTTGTATCCTTTACAGGCTCTACTAACGTGGGCAAGTTAATTGAACGCAGTGCAACAGAAACACTGAAAAGAGTCGTATTGGAACTTGGCGGCAAATCACCAAATGTATTATTGGAGGATGCAGACCTGGAGAAAGCAATTCCCCTGGCGATTGCAATCGCCTTCAGCAACAGTGGCCAGGCCTGCCATGCGGGTACGCGTTTGATCGTTCCGGAAAGAAGGATCGAGGAAATAAAACCACTGCTTAAAAAATATACTGAGGATTTAAAGATTGGCGATTTACACAGTCAGGAAACTTATATCGGTCCAATGGTAAGTCAAAAGCAGTATGAAACTGTCCAACGATATATCAAATCCGGTATTGAAGAGGGTGCTGAATTATTAGTGGGCGGCCCTGGTCATCCTGATGGATTGGAAGGTTTCTATGCAAAACCAACCGTTTTCATTAACGTGAACACAAAAATGACAATCGCTCAGGAGGAAATCTTCGGCCCTGTGCTGGCAGTTATTACCTATAAAACGGAGGAAGAGGCAATTGAGATTGCCAATGACACTATTTATGGATTATCCGCATATGTAAGCTCTTGCGATATTGATAAAGCTCGTGAAGTAGCAACTCAAATCATATCAGGCAGAGTTTTGGTTAATACTGCTATAAACAAAGAAAACAAAGCGCCTTTTGGCGGATTTAAACAGTCCGGTATAGGAAGAACCTCCGGCGCGTACGGTTTGGCAGAATATGTAGAGCCAAAAGTTATCGCTGTTTAA
- a CDS encoding helix-turn-helix domain-containing protein → MQLTDQGYRILSSTYATSNSSGENFIDEFLFTFQISGSLIINDGKEKKTFKEGEFRLSIRNKLAKFTKQVPAYGVYHSVSVVFDQTLLREFALEYNYNAHPHYSTEPVLLLKQNSHYLDYFNSLTPFLQPSADFSDSIVKLKIKEALLTLLKLQPELKDILFDFNEPAKINIAVYMEQNFRFNLSIQRFAYLTGRSISSFKRDFQQVFGVSPGRWLLSRRLKEAYHLISQQGQTPSDVYITVGFEDISHFSRAFKSQFGIPPSRLNA, encoded by the coding sequence ATGCAATTGACAGACCAGGGTTATAGAATTTTGTCATCAACCTATGCCACGAGTAATTCCAGCGGTGAAAATTTTATTGATGAATTTCTCTTCACTTTTCAAATATCCGGCTCTTTAATAATTAACGATGGCAAGGAAAAAAAAACGTTTAAGGAAGGCGAATTCAGATTAAGTATCAGGAACAAATTGGCGAAATTCACAAAACAGGTTCCTGCTTATGGCGTTTACCACTCGGTGTCTGTAGTATTCGACCAAACACTACTGAGAGAGTTCGCTTTGGAATATAATTATAACGCACACCCGCACTATAGTACCGAACCTGTCCTGTTGCTTAAACAGAATTCTCACTACCTGGATTATTTTAATTCTCTTACGCCATTTTTGCAGCCTAGCGCGGACTTTAGTGATTCGATAGTTAAGTTAAAAATAAAAGAAGCACTTCTGACGCTGTTGAAATTACAACCAGAGCTTAAGGATATTCTTTTTGACTTTAACGAGCCCGCAAAAATTAATATTGCCGTTTATATGGAACAAAATTTTCGGTTTAATTTAAGCATTCAGCGTTTTGCATATTTGACGGGTAGAAGTATTTCCTCCTTTAAACGGGATTTCCAACAAGTATTCGGTGTATCTCCGGGCCGCTGGCTACTTTCAAGGCGACTTAAAGAGGCTTATCATTTAATCAGCCAACAAGGGCAAACGCCTTCCGATGTATATATCACGGTAGGTTTTGAAGATATCTCTCACTTCTCACGCGCTTTTAAAAGCCAATTTGGTATTCCGCCTTCAAGATTAAATGCCTGA